Proteins encoded by one window of Cystobacter ferrugineus:
- the ureG gene encoding urease accessory protein UreG, producing the protein MHDDEHRGHGQDDADHTHEEWEHPGHFHEREKPHRNDFAQRSFTIGIGGPVGSGKTALVLALCRALRDNYRLGVVTNDIFTKEDAEFLVRNQALSPERIKAVETGGCPHAAIREDISHNLLALEELMEQLKPELLIVESGGDNLAAQYSRELADYTLYVIDVAGGDKVPRKGGPGITQSDLLIINKTDLAPHVGADLAVMERDARKMRGDGPFVFTQVTKGVGLQSVIDHIIGAWRKATGPASRS; encoded by the coding sequence ATGCATGACGACGAACACCGTGGCCACGGCCAGGACGACGCTGACCATACGCACGAGGAGTGGGAGCATCCCGGGCACTTCCACGAGCGCGAGAAGCCCCACCGGAACGACTTCGCCCAGCGCTCATTCACCATCGGCATTGGCGGGCCGGTGGGCAGCGGCAAGACGGCGCTGGTGCTGGCCCTGTGCCGGGCGCTGCGCGACAACTACCGCCTGGGCGTGGTGACCAACGACATCTTCACCAAGGAGGACGCCGAGTTCCTCGTGCGCAACCAGGCCCTGTCGCCCGAGCGCATCAAGGCGGTGGAGACGGGGGGCTGCCCCCACGCGGCCATCCGCGAGGACATCAGCCACAACCTGCTCGCCCTGGAGGAACTCATGGAGCAGCTCAAGCCGGAGCTGCTCATCGTGGAGAGCGGCGGCGACAACCTGGCGGCGCAGTACAGCCGGGAGCTGGCCGACTACACCCTCTACGTCATCGACGTGGCGGGCGGGGACAAGGTGCCGCGCAAGGGCGGGCCGGGCATCACCCAGTCGGATCTGCTCATCATCAACAAGACGGACCTCGCGCCGCACGTGGGCGCGGACCTGGCCGTCATGGAGCGCGATGCCCGGAAGATGCGCGGCGACGGGCCCTTCGTCTTCACCCAGGTGACCAAGGGGGTGGGGCTCCAGTCGGTCATCGATCACATCATCGGCGCCTGGCGCAAGGCCACCGGACCGGCGTCCCGGAGCTGA
- a CDS encoding urease accessory protein UreF: MGSSWRVLQLADSGFPTGGFAHSGGLEAAVQHGEVRGREGLERFARELLWQVGHGALPALGAAHREPALVAGVDARVETFLTNHVANRASRTQGRAFLDTCARIFPEQVGPLRHAAREAGVRFHHAPLFGAVLRVLEVDLLESQQLLLSLSLRGALSAAVRMGIVGTHESHQLQHQLTPLLDEVLATCGGLGLEALAQTSPLVDLLGSTHDRLYSRLFLS; this comes from the coding sequence ATGGGCTCTTCCTGGAGGGTGTTGCAGTTGGCGGACTCGGGCTTTCCCACCGGGGGCTTCGCGCACTCGGGGGGACTGGAGGCGGCGGTGCAGCACGGCGAGGTGCGCGGCCGCGAGGGGTTGGAGCGCTTCGCGCGGGAGCTGCTCTGGCAGGTGGGGCATGGCGCCCTGCCCGCGCTGGGCGCCGCTCATCGCGAGCCCGCCCTGGTGGCGGGGGTGGACGCGCGGGTGGAGACGTTTCTCACCAACCACGTGGCCAACCGGGCGAGCCGCACCCAGGGCCGGGCCTTCCTGGACACCTGCGCGCGCATCTTCCCCGAGCAGGTGGGGCCCCTGCGCCACGCCGCGCGCGAGGCCGGGGTGCGCTTCCACCACGCGCCTCTCTTCGGCGCGGTGCTGCGCGTGCTGGAGGTGGACCTGCTCGAGTCCCAGCAGCTCCTGCTGTCCCTGTCGCTCCGCGGCGCGCTGTCCGCGGCGGTGCGCATGGGAATCGTCGGCACGCACGAGTCCCACCAGCTCCAGCACCAGCTCACCCCGCTGCTCGACGAGGTGCTCGCCACCTGTGGCGGGCTGGGCCTGGAGGCGCTCGCCCAGACGTCACCGTTGGTGGACCTGCTCGGCTCCACGCATGACCGGTTGTACTCGCGGCTCTTTCTCTCTTGA